A single window of Malus sylvestris chromosome 5, drMalSylv7.2, whole genome shotgun sequence DNA harbors:
- the LOC126623443 gene encoding phospholipase A1-Igamma1, chloroplastic-like: protein MAAISLSSTVLPFSKLNLSAHKAHPFGSSNPSKLTLSISTVAPRVLHSKATDSFTSIIAELEKERAQNQNERKTDSNSTTHENERRLSDTWRELHGQDDWVGLLDPMDPLLRSELIRYGEMAQACYDAFDFDPFSKYCGSCRFTRRDFFESLGMAHHGYHVSRYIYATSNINLPNFFKKSRWPKVWSKNANWIGYVAVSDDETTARLGRRDISIAWRGTVTRLEWIVDLMDFLKPVSSNRIPCPDPTVKVESGFLDLYTDKDEACRFCQYSAREQILTEMKRLVEKYSDEELSITITGHSLGSALAILSAYDITETGLNVTSDGRGVPVSVLSFAGPRVGNVRFKERLESLGIKVLRVVNVHDVVPKSPGLFFNEHVAPMVMKLVEGLPWSYTHVGVQLELDHKNSPFLKPTNDPVGAHNLEAHLHLLDGYHGKGHRFVLASGRDPALVNKACDFLKDHYLVPPYWRQDENKGMVRSKDGRWIQPERPKLDDDHHPEDIHHLVKQLGLASDH, encoded by the exons ATGGCGGCCATTTCTTTATCCAGTACAGTTCTTCCCTTCTCGAAACTCAACTTATCAGCCCACAAAGCACACCCCTTTGGAAGCTCAAACCCATCAAAACTCACCCTTTCGATCTCCACCGTCGCCCCCAGAGTCCTCCACTCAAAAGCCACCGACTCCTTCACCTCCATCATCGCCGAGCTCGAAAAAGAAAGAGCCCAGAACCAAAATGAACGGAAGACCGACAGCAACAGTACCACTCACGAAAACGAGCGTCGTTTATCCGATACTTGGCGGGAACTCCACGGCCAAGACGACTGGGTCGGGTTACTCGACCCGATGGACCCGCTCCTCCGATCGGAGCTCATCCGCTACGGCGAGATGGCCCAGGCCTGCTACGACGCCTTCGACTTCGACCCCTTCTCCAAGTACTGCGGCAGCTGCCGCTTCACGCGCCGCGACTTCTTCGAGTCCCTCGGCATGGCCCACCACGGCTACCACGTCTCGCGCTACATCTACGCCACGTCCAACATCAACCTCCCCAACTTCTTCAAGAAGTCACGCTGGCCGAAAGTCTGGAGCAAAAACGCCAACTGGATCGGATACGTCGCCGTTTCAGACGACGAGACGACAGCCCGCTTGGGCCGCCGCGACATCAGCATCGCATGGCGGGGCACCGTCACCCGCCTCGAATGGATCGTGGACTTAATGGACTTTCTAAAGCCGGTTTCCTCGAACCGGATACCTTGCCCGGATCCCACCGTGAAAGTCGAATCCGGGTTTCTGGACCTTTACACCGATAAAGACGAGGCGTGCCGATTTTGTCAATACTCGGCGAGGGAGCAGATTTTAACAGAGATGAAGCGGTTGGTTGAGAAATACTCGGACGAGGAACTGAGCATCACGATTACCGGGCACAGCCTCGGGAGCGCGTTGGCAATTTTGAGCGCGTACGATATAACGGAAACGGGTTTGAACGTTACGTCAGACGGGCGTGGCGTGCCCGTATCCGTATTGTCGTTTGCGGGTCCTCGGGTCGGGAACGTTCGGTTTAAGGAGCGGCTCGAGTCGCTGGGGATTAAGGTGTTGAGAGTGGTGAACGTTCACGATGTGGTCCCTAAGTCGCCCGGGCTGTTCTTTAACGAACACGTGGCGCCGATGGTTATGAAGTTGGTCGAGGGCTTGCCGTGGAGCTACACGCACGTCGGGGTGCAACTCGAGTTGGATCACAAAAACTCGCCCTTTTTGAAGCCAACCAATGACCCCGTTGGCGCGCATAATTTGGAGGCTCACTTGCATTTGCTCGACGG GTACCATGGAAAAGGGCACAGATTTGTGCTAGCCAGCGGAAGAGACCCAGCATTAGTGAACAAAGCCTGTGATTTTCTGAAAGATCATTACTTGGTTCCACCTTACTGGAGGCAGGACGAGAACAAGGGCATGGTGAGGAGCAAGGACGGCCGTTGGATCCAGCCCGAACGCCCGAAACTCGACGACGATCATCACCCCGAAGACATACACCACCTTGTCAAGCAATTAGGCCTTGCGTCTGACCATTAA
- the LOC126623448 gene encoding putative uridine kinase C227.14 isoform X1, which yields MELSLSSATSKAHTYNSSPELFLLGKAKFPTWDCYFPSPSRARRIAKPLFAQPGALSAKHNPVKVVCCLKREATVVEGRSMHEVYDALAACLVPTAAAIGNPNLKYIVGLAGSPGSGKSTTASEVVRRVNKLWPQKASALDSQVTPPEVAAVLPMDGFHLYCSQLDAMENPEEAHARRGAPWTFNPELLLESLKTLRSEGSVYAPSFDHGVGDPVEDDIFVTLQHKVVIVEGNYLLLDDGIWKEVSSMFDEKWFLEVDIDKAMERVRNRHILTAGKPPDVAKWRVEYNDRPNAVTVNKSKKNADLIIKSIDY from the exons ATGGAGCTCTCTCTGTCTTCCGCAACCTCGAAGGCTCACACGTATAATTCCTCACCag AGCTGTTTCTGCTTGGAAAAGCAAAATTTCCGACATGGGATTGTTATTTTCCCTCTCCTTCGCGAGCTAGGAGAATAGCGAAGCCTTTATTTGCTCAACCTGGAGCCCTCTCTGCCAAGCATAACCCTGTCAAG GTTGTATGTTGTCTAAAGAGAGAAGCTACTGTAGTAGAGGGAAG GTCTATGCATGAAGTATATGATGCTTTGGCCGCATGTCTTGTTCCTACAGCCGCAGCAATAGGGAATCCAAACTTGAA GTATATTGTGGGTTTGGCTGGTTCTCCTGGATCTGGGAAAAGCACTACTGCGTCTGAAGTTGTGCGACGTGTAAACAAGTTATGGCCCCAGAAAGCTTCTGCATTGGATTCTCAAGTTACTCCTCCAGAAGTGGCTGCAGTTCTCCCCATGGATGGTTTCCATCTTTATTGTTCTCAGCTGGATGCAATGGAG AATCCCGAGGAAGCTCATGCAAGAAGGGGAG CTCCATGGACCTTTAACCCTGAGCTACTACTCGAGTCTCTCAAGACTCTGAGAAGTGAG GGATCAGTTTATGCACCGTCATTTGACCATGGTGTTGGAGATCCAGTAGAAGATGATATTTTTGTGACCCTTCA GCATAAAGTGGTCATAGTAGAAGGAAATTATTTATTGTTGGATGATGGGATTTGGAAAGAAGTATCATCTATGTTTGACGAGAAGTG GTTTCTTGAAGTTGATATTGACAAAGCTATGGAACGAGTTCGAAACAGACATATCTTAACGG CAGGGAAGCCTCCAGATGTTGCCAAATGGCGG GTTGAGTACAATGACCGGCCTAATGCAGTGACAGTAAACAAATCAAAGAAGAATGCTGATTTGATAATCAAGTCAATCGACTACTGA
- the LOC126623448 gene encoding putative uridine kinase C227.14 isoform X3: protein MELSLSSATSKAHTYNSSPELFLLGKAKFPTWDCYFPSPSRARRIAKPLFAQPGALSAKHNPVKVVCCLKREATVVEGRSMHEVYDALAACLVPTAAAIGNPNLKYIVGLAGSPGSGKSTTASEVVRRVNKLWPQKASALDSQVTPPEVAAVLPMDGFHLYCSQLDAMEGSVYAPSFDHGVGDPVEDDIFVTLQHKVVIVEGNYLLLDDGIWKEVSSMFDEKWFLEVDIDKAMERVRNRHILTAGKPPDVAKWRVEYNDRPNAVTVNKSKKNADLIIKSIDY from the exons ATGGAGCTCTCTCTGTCTTCCGCAACCTCGAAGGCTCACACGTATAATTCCTCACCag AGCTGTTTCTGCTTGGAAAAGCAAAATTTCCGACATGGGATTGTTATTTTCCCTCTCCTTCGCGAGCTAGGAGAATAGCGAAGCCTTTATTTGCTCAACCTGGAGCCCTCTCTGCCAAGCATAACCCTGTCAAG GTTGTATGTTGTCTAAAGAGAGAAGCTACTGTAGTAGAGGGAAG GTCTATGCATGAAGTATATGATGCTTTGGCCGCATGTCTTGTTCCTACAGCCGCAGCAATAGGGAATCCAAACTTGAA GTATATTGTGGGTTTGGCTGGTTCTCCTGGATCTGGGAAAAGCACTACTGCGTCTGAAGTTGTGCGACGTGTAAACAAGTTATGGCCCCAGAAAGCTTCTGCATTGGATTCTCAAGTTACTCCTCCAGAAGTGGCTGCAGTTCTCCCCATGGATGGTTTCCATCTTTATTGTTCTCAGCTGGATGCAATGGAG GGATCAGTTTATGCACCGTCATTTGACCATGGTGTTGGAGATCCAGTAGAAGATGATATTTTTGTGACCCTTCA GCATAAAGTGGTCATAGTAGAAGGAAATTATTTATTGTTGGATGATGGGATTTGGAAAGAAGTATCATCTATGTTTGACGAGAAGTG GTTTCTTGAAGTTGATATTGACAAAGCTATGGAACGAGTTCGAAACAGACATATCTTAACGG CAGGGAAGCCTCCAGATGTTGCCAAATGGCGG GTTGAGTACAATGACCGGCCTAATGCAGTGACAGTAAACAAATCAAAGAAGAATGCTGATTTGATAATCAAGTCAATCGACTACTGA
- the LOC126623440 gene encoding F-box/LRR-repeat protein 17-like: MQQRHHQPPNQPHFSAASGPATPFGSLAILPSSSSEAKRGKRRGSYSCGRCGQPKKGHKCHLPANSTADESFVDEASSPSLSVTRPPPPPRLPYSHLRRALSFDDDVDSSGYGGGGGDFDSPDPDPDEFGDSGDDIDLATGLGGLPASCLWDILKRLPPPGLLSAAMVCKGWRETTRRLWKAAEMLRIRVPARAQVGFVGSVLQKCPGLVNLSLRMESDVDATLLAWITFSCPNLEFLEINTTGSAINRITGDELGRFVADRRLLKSLQMEGCSNLGGFALCSSSLSTIWLSGLHSLSKMVFNCPNLKEISVDFSRQENDSTDLVTMADVLGRNCPRLQNIHIASIRLSNAVVLALTAAKLRGLRMLSLVLGSEITDASVAAIASSYQNLELLDLSGSSISDSGIGMICNVFPDTLSRLLVALCPNISSSFIQFATAQLPLLELLDCGMTICDPNSPLSPSDETNARELPEASNAKVHHSYQKLIIKHARLKKLSLWGCSGLDALYLNCRELNDLNLNYCKNLYPERLVLQCPKLENVHASGCQELLIGAIQSQVDNNAGADNLLPCKRLADGSKRVGVPHFLSAAQPSDDDKKRRKIERRKCSVLVL, from the exons ATGCAGCAGCGCCACCACCAACCCCCAAACCAACCCCATTTCTCCGCCGCCTCGGGTCCCGCCACTCCGTTCGGCTCCCTCGCCATCCTCCCTTCTTCCAGCTCAGAGGCCAAGCGCGGAAAGAGGCGCGGCAGTTACAGCTGCGGCCGATGCGGCCAGCCGAAGAAGGGCCACAAGTGCCACCTCCCCGCCAACTCCACCGCCGATGAATCGTTCGTCGATGAGGCgtcctctccttctctctccgtCACCCGCCCCCCTCCGCCGCCACGTCTGCCCTACTCCCACCTCCGCCGAGCGCTATCGTTCGATGACGATGTGGATAGTTCTGGATACGGCGGAGGAGGCGGAGACTTTGACTCTCCGGATCCGGACCCTGACGAGTTCGGAGACTCCGGGGACGATATAGATTTGGCTACGGGTTTGGGCGGTCTGCCGGCGAGCTGTCTTTGGGATATTTTGAAGAGGTTGCCGCCGCCGGGGCTGTTGTCGGCGGCGATGGTGTGCAAGGGGTGGAGGGAGACGACGAGGAGGCTGTGGAAGGCGGCGGAGATGCTTAGGATTAGGGTTCCGGCTAGGGCTCAGGTCGGGTTTGTTGGATCGGTGCTGCAGAAATGCCCGGGCCTCGTGAACCTCTCTCTTAGGATGGAAAG TGATGTGGATGCAACATTGCTGGCGTGGATTACATTTTCATGCCCAAATCTTGAGTTCTTGGAGATCAATACTACCGGAAGCGCTATCAATCGGATCACCGG TGATGAACTGGGTCGCTTCGTTGCTGATAGACGATTACTGAAAAGCCTTCAGATGGAAGGTTGTTCTAACTTGGGTGGATTTGCTCTCTGTTCATCAAGTCTTTCTACAATTTGGCTTTCGGGTCTTCACTCCCTCTCTAAGATG GTTTTCAATTGCCCCAATCTAAAAGAGATTTCTGTAGACTTTTCTCGCCAAGAAAATGATAGTACTGATCTTGTTACCATGGCTGACGTGCTGGGAAGGAATTGTCCAAGGTTACAAAACATACACATTGCATCAATCCGGCTTTCCAACGCTGTTGTGCTTGCCCTTACAGCCGCAAAGCTAAG GGGGTTGAGAATGCTTTCTCTTGTCCTTGGGTCTGAAATCACCGATGCCTCTGTTGCTGCCATTGCTTCGAGTTACCAGAACTTAGAATTGCTAGATCTGAGTGG ATCTAGCATCAGCGATAGTGGCATTGGAATGATTTGCAACGTGTTCCCTGATACTCTATCGAGACTACTCGTTGCTCTTTGCCCTAATATCAGTTCAA GTTTCATTCAATTTGCTACTGCACAACTGCCTCTGCTTGAACTCCTGGACTGTGGCATGACCATATGTGATCCTAATTCTCCCCTTTCACCCTCTGATGAAACCAATGCCCGTGAACTCCCCGAAGCATCCAATGCCAAAGTACACCATAGTTACCAGAAGCTGATTATCAAACATGCCCGGTTGAAAAAACTGAGCTTGTGGGGTTGTTCTGGTTTAGAT GCTCTATATTTAAACTGCCGAGAACTCAATGACCTGAACTTGAATTATTGCAAAAATTTGTACCCAG AGAGATTGGTGCTTCAGTGTCCCAAGTTAGAAAATGTGCATGCATCAGGTTGTCAAGAACTGTTGATTGGGGCCATTCAGAGCCAG GTTGATAACAATGCTGGTGCGGATAACCTATTACCATGCAAGCGCCTAGCTGATGGCTCGAAGAGGGTTGGGGTGCCTCATTTTCTCAGCGCTGCACAG CCATCAGACGATGATAAGAAGCGAAGAAAGATCGAGAGGCGGAAGTGCAGTGTGCTTGTATTGTGA
- the LOC126623448 gene encoding putative uridine kinase C227.14 isoform X2, with translation MELSLSSATSKAHTYNSSPELFLLGKAKFPTWDCYFPSPSRARRIAKPLFAQPGALSAKHNPVKVVCCLKREATVVEGRSMHEVYDALAACLVPTAAAIGNPNLKYIVGLAGSPGSGKSTTASEVVRRVNKLWPQKASALDSQVTPPEVAAVLPMDGFHLYCSQLDAMENPEEAHARRGAPWTFNPELLLESLKTLRSEGSVYAPSFDHGVGDPVEDDIFVTLQHKVVIVEGNYLLLDDGIWKEVSSMFDEKWFLEVDIDKAMERVRNRHILTGKPPDVAKWRVEYNDRPNAVTVNKSKKNADLIIKSIDY, from the exons ATGGAGCTCTCTCTGTCTTCCGCAACCTCGAAGGCTCACACGTATAATTCCTCACCag AGCTGTTTCTGCTTGGAAAAGCAAAATTTCCGACATGGGATTGTTATTTTCCCTCTCCTTCGCGAGCTAGGAGAATAGCGAAGCCTTTATTTGCTCAACCTGGAGCCCTCTCTGCCAAGCATAACCCTGTCAAG GTTGTATGTTGTCTAAAGAGAGAAGCTACTGTAGTAGAGGGAAG GTCTATGCATGAAGTATATGATGCTTTGGCCGCATGTCTTGTTCCTACAGCCGCAGCAATAGGGAATCCAAACTTGAA GTATATTGTGGGTTTGGCTGGTTCTCCTGGATCTGGGAAAAGCACTACTGCGTCTGAAGTTGTGCGACGTGTAAACAAGTTATGGCCCCAGAAAGCTTCTGCATTGGATTCTCAAGTTACTCCTCCAGAAGTGGCTGCAGTTCTCCCCATGGATGGTTTCCATCTTTATTGTTCTCAGCTGGATGCAATGGAG AATCCCGAGGAAGCTCATGCAAGAAGGGGAG CTCCATGGACCTTTAACCCTGAGCTACTACTCGAGTCTCTCAAGACTCTGAGAAGTGAG GGATCAGTTTATGCACCGTCATTTGACCATGGTGTTGGAGATCCAGTAGAAGATGATATTTTTGTGACCCTTCA GCATAAAGTGGTCATAGTAGAAGGAAATTATTTATTGTTGGATGATGGGATTTGGAAAGAAGTATCATCTATGTTTGACGAGAAGTG GTTTCTTGAAGTTGATATTGACAAAGCTATGGAACGAGTTCGAAACAGACATATCTTAACGG GGAAGCCTCCAGATGTTGCCAAATGGCGG GTTGAGTACAATGACCGGCCTAATGCAGTGACAGTAAACAAATCAAAGAAGAATGCTGATTTGATAATCAAGTCAATCGACTACTGA